The Rhodospirillaceae bacterium genomic sequence CTAGCGTCGTTATCAAAAGACACACTTGCTGCCCTAGATTGTGTGTTGCCGAGCAACTGGTCCCAAGGCAATCCTATAGATATCATTGGAGACGCACCGCCAGAGCGCTATGTCGCGGCACTGGAGATTCTGCTGCGAGACCAGGACATAGATGCCATTCTGTTCATCCATGCGCCCACCGCAATTGTGCCGAGCAGAGAGATTGCACAGGCCATCGGGAGGCTCCTAAAGGAAACGGAGAAAACCGCACTTGGGTGCTGGCTCGGCGGCGACGGTCTGGATGAAGCAGAAAGCCTCTTTGCCAACGCTGGTATAGCGACCTACGAAACCCCGGAAATGGCAGTTGCCGCTTTTTTGCAGCTCATCAACTATCAGCACAACCAACGTCAACTGATGGAGACACCGTCGCTTGGCACTCAGCATAAATCAAGCAATGCATCTGAGGTGCGTGAGATTATTACGAAAGCACTTGAGACAGGCCGGGAAATGCTGACAGAGCCTGAAGCAAAACAGGTTCTGGCCGCCTATGGCATTCCCGTCGTCGAAACATGCTTGGCAGACACACCTGAATCTGCAGCCGAAAAAGCAATAGAAATCGGGTTCCCGGTCGCACTGAAAATCTTATCGCCGGACATTTCACATAAGTCAGACGTTGGCGGCGTTGTTCTAGATTTAGCAAATGAAGAACAAGTACTAGACGCTGCTATCAATATGAACAAACGCGTCCGCAAAGTACACCCGACCGCAAAAATTGAAGGATTCACCGTTCAGAAAATGGCGCAACAGTCAAACGCCCATGAAGTCCTTGTCGGAGCATATACCGACCCCGTCTTCGGACCTGTCGTCATGTTCGGTCAAGGTGGAACAGCCGTCGAGGTTGTCAAAGATCGCGCGGTAGCCCTGCCTCCTCTCAATTCAGTGTTGGCACGCGAGCTCATCAGCCAGACACGAATTTCACGACTTCTAAAGGGCTACCGGAATGTGCCACCAACGAACCTTGACGCGTTATCCGAATGCCTCGTGCAAATCTCGCAACTTATTGCTGATATTCCTGAGATCATGGAATTGGATATTAATCCGCTATTCGCCAATGCGGAAGGAATTCTCGCGCTTGATGCCCGGATCAAAGTGAGCCGATCAGTCTCATCTGACTCGCAGCGCTTCGCCATTCGCCCTTACCCGCAAGAGCTTGAAGAATGGATCGCTTGGGACAGTCAACGTATTTTACTGCGACCGATCAGACCAGAGGATGAGCCTAGTCATTCCGTATTTTTTAAGAAACTCTCTCCCGAGGACATCTCATTCCGGTTCTTTGGCGCGATCCGTGAAATGCCTCATTCACAATTGGCGCGCTTCACACAAATTGATTACGACAGGGAGATGGCTTTTGTTGCAGTGCGGAAGACAGATTCGGATATTTCGGAAACACTCGGTGTGGCAAGGGCTGTGACTGATCCGAATAACGAAACTGCAGAGTTTGCAATTGTCGTGCGGTCCGACCTATCGGGCCGAGGGCTTGGAAAAATACTTCTTGAAAAACTCATCGGATATCTGAAATCTCGCGGCACCATTACCGCTGTCGGTGAAACCTACATCGGAAACACCCGCATGCTTGCTTTGGCTCGTCAGCTTGGCTTCCAGGATCAGAAAATAGCTGACAAAGACATCGTAAGGTTACAGCTCGACTTGCAGAATGCGAAGATTAGCAACTCATAGGGCCAATCGGTCCTCACCGCAGCCTAAATTTAATTCCCGGTTAAAGCCGCTTCAAAGCCCAACATGAGACGTGCACCATTATAGCGCAATTCAGATCATAATTTATTATTGCCTGCTAGAATTTAATCAGGCCCGTGACTTCCCTCACAAACGTCAATCGCCTGGCAGCGGAGTGGTAACAGCAAGCACATGTCTAGTGCCCCCCGCCAGTGACCACTTGAGGCTTCCCAAATACTACGTCTTTATCATGTTGAACATTGACTGCGTTCAACGCCGCAGCAAGGTCTTCGTAAAACTGGCCGCGCACCTCATATAGACCCTCAACATGCAACGTCACCTCATGTTCTCCAAAAGTCTTAACGTTGGTTCTCGCGGATGGCAGCGTATGCACACGCACGTCATGAGCCCCTTGTTCGCGAAGGATTGAGTCCGCCGTTTCATGCTGTTTTTCGTCGCGTATTGAGACCCACAGGAGAAGCCCTCCACGGTCTAGCTGATCGGACAGGTATGCGGCGTGACGATCAGATAAAAACATTGCGAGCATCGTACCAATAAGACTGCCAAATCCGCCAGCTGCAGCGGCGGCGGCAACTGTTGCGGCCAGCGTTCCTCCGCTTGCAACAACAAAGCCAGTCGCAGTGATTGCACCGATGTAGAGCAAACCACTGATAACAGCGCCTTCCGCCTCCCCCATAGCTTGTCGCGACACGTAGGCTGCGCGAGGAGCATCAGGATTATCGGCCAAGCCTTCAAGACGTTGATATCTATGCGCCATTTTTTCGTCAACGGCCGTGCTATCAGCCAGCAGGCTGATCTGCGCTCGGTCAAACCCATGGAGCATCAACTGACTGATCGCGTTCTCCAAATCCTCTACGCGATCAAATATACCTACAATTTCTGTGACCCGCTCTCGTTGAGGCTCTGCCATGGCTAGCTCCCTGCTACATAAACTGCTTTGCCGTTTGTAATAATCACTACGCAGTAGCAAATCCTTGATCGTGATCAAGCTACGCTTGTTAAAATTCCTAGGATGACCTTTCCCCTGCTTATTTTTTCGCTGGCTTATGTACTGCTTTGATCTGAGAACTTAGGTTTTCAAGAATTTTGCGGCGTTCTTTATCATTTTGCGCCTTCTCTAAAGTATGGCGGAGTGTGAGAACCGTATCTGCATAAAGATTATGCCAGTCGGCCACTGTATCTGCAGGTTCTATGAGTGGGGGGCGCTTGGCGAGTGTCTTGGCTCCTTTGTTTTTGCTAAGTCGAACCGTTTCGCCGATGACAGGCATTCTGAGCGGAAAGTCTTCTCCGTAGGTGGCACGGACTGTACTCGCAAAGCCAAGACGAGCTTCTTCTTCCCCATGCACTAGAAAGAGATCATTGTGAATGGGCAACCTGTCTCCAAGCCACGTCAAAAGGTTGTCTCGGTCTGCGTGACCAGAATAATCGTCAATCAGTTCAATGCGGGCGCGGATCGCGATTTCATCACCATGTATACGCACCATCTTACGGCCCTCAAGCAGTAGGTGCCCCATGGTACCTGGCGCTTGATAGCCCACCAACAGAACGGTGACGT encodes the following:
- a CDS encoding bifunctional acetate--CoA ligase family protein/GNAT family N-acetyltransferase, translating into MTIRNFNALFRSQSIAVIGASNRPRSVGQVVMRNLLAGGFSGPIMPVNPRHKSVAGVFAYPDVEHLPTTPDLAVICTPPQAVPDVIKALANRGTKAAIILTAGLSAQQDGTDTSLIQATLEAAQPHLMRILGPNCVGLIIPELGLNASFAQGSIASGKIAFVSQSGALATSILDWSRTKRIGFSHFISLGEATDIDFGDTLDYLASDPKTDAILLYIEAITASRKFMSAARAAARNKPVVVVKAGRAPEGARAAASHTGALAAADDVFDAAIRRAGMLRVYTIHELFDAVETLARAKPPSGNRLAILTNGGGPGVMAADALSLSGGTLASLSKDTLAALDCVLPSNWSQGNPIDIIGDAPPERYVAALEILLRDQDIDAILFIHAPTAIVPSREIAQAIGRLLKETEKTALGCWLGGDGLDEAESLFANAGIATYETPEMAVAAFLQLINYQHNQRQLMETPSLGTQHKSSNASEVREIITKALETGREMLTEPEAKQVLAAYGIPVVETCLADTPESAAEKAIEIGFPVALKILSPDISHKSDVGGVVLDLANEEQVLDAAINMNKRVRKVHPTAKIEGFTVQKMAQQSNAHEVLVGAYTDPVFGPVVMFGQGGTAVEVVKDRAVALPPLNSVLARELISQTRISRLLKGYRNVPPTNLDALSECLVQISQLIADIPEIMELDINPLFANAEGILALDARIKVSRSVSSDSQRFAIRPYPQELEEWIAWDSQRILLRPIRPEDEPSHSVFFKKLSPEDISFRFFGAIREMPHSQLARFTQIDYDREMAFVAVRKTDSDISETLGVARAVTDPNNETAEFAIVVRSDLSGRGLGKILLEKLIGYLKSRGTITAVGETYIGNTRMLALARQLGFQDQKIADKDIVRLQLDLQNAKISNS